A window of the Haloquadratum walsbyi C23 genome harbors these coding sequences:
- a CDS encoding RNase P subunit p30 family protein, giving the protein MYEAVYVYPDSKSTVTRCAHTADRYGYDGIITRAIDAEPDFDQIRTAMDNGFSTDSNTHTTSTPNSEPRSESDEQSNIDTITSGLQSSDTHSKLSTPDIVNGVEIVRSDPQHASGVLGNERSQRTIVAIRGGTDVLNRFAAEQPRVDVLTKPFIGSNKSRTGDINHVLIKAAVRNEVAIELNLGPTIRAEGGRRIKHIQRLNKLKRLIDHYDAPYVVSATPNSHLEFRTPQELAAVGAEIGLGETWVYDGFTAWDEIITRNRHRRSESFIAPGVEHGRYEKND; this is encoded by the coding sequence ATGTATGAGGCGGTTTATGTGTATCCTGACAGCAAAAGCACAGTCACTCGGTGTGCACATACCGCTGATCGATACGGTTATGATGGAATTATCACCCGTGCTATCGACGCTGAGCCGGACTTCGATCAAATTCGTACAGCCATGGATAATGGGTTCAGCACCGACTCAAATACACATACGACTTCGACCCCTAACTCAGAGCCGAGATCTGAGTCGGATGAACAATCAAACATAGATACAATTACCTCTGGGTTACAATCCTCTGATACCCACTCAAAATTATCAACGCCTGACATCGTTAATGGCGTCGAGATTGTCAGATCCGACCCGCAACACGCAAGCGGAGTTCTTGGAAACGAACGCTCCCAACGAACGATTGTGGCTATCCGGGGTGGGACGGATGTATTAAATAGATTTGCCGCTGAACAGCCGCGTGTCGACGTACTTACCAAGCCATTTATTGGATCAAATAAATCTCGCACCGGCGATATCAATCATGTTTTGATCAAAGCTGCTGTGCGGAATGAGGTTGCAATCGAATTGAATCTTGGACCTACTATTCGAGCGGAGGGTGGGCGTCGGATTAAACATATTCAGCGACTCAACAAATTAAAGCGTCTTATTGACCATTATGACGCACCATACGTTGTCAGCGCCACTCCAAATTCACATCTTGAATTCCGCACGCCACAAGAACTTGCCGCAGTTGGTGCTGAGATTGGCCTTGGTGAGACATGGGTTTATGATGGATTCACCGCGTGGGATGAGATCATTACGCGAAACCGACACCGACGCTCCGAGTCGTTCATAGCCCCAGGGGTTGAACATGGTCGATATGAAAAAAACGATTGA
- a CDS encoding class I SAM-dependent methyltransferase: MKKTIDEHAERFSEAASTYDDEQDSEPYRMCAQQVVNHAAPTSCDTVLDIGTGTGAIAFELTSAADRVIGRDISTGMLDQARMKADIENIENISFAEGRFRDPNVDSDITVDIVTSNFAMHHLSDDEKCNAITVISALEPDRFVLGDVMLFGAANPDESFYDPSVDDPATVGILADALTDAGFVISEVEFVHEQVGVLVAEQ; this comes from the coding sequence ATGAAAAAAACGATTGATGAGCATGCGGAACGATTTTCTGAGGCGGCATCAACGTACGATGATGAACAGGACTCAGAGCCATACCGCATGTGTGCACAACAGGTTGTCAATCACGCTGCACCGACATCATGTGACACTGTGCTTGATATTGGGACTGGAACAGGGGCAATTGCATTTGAACTTACATCAGCAGCAGATCGTGTCATTGGTCGCGATATTAGCACAGGGATGCTTGACCAGGCACGAATGAAGGCAGACATAGAGAATATTGAAAATATTAGCTTCGCTGAGGGTCGATTCCGTGATCCAAATGTTGACTCTGATATCACTGTTGACATTGTTACCTCAAATTTTGCGATGCACCATCTCTCAGATGATGAGAAATGTAATGCGATTACAGTTATTTCAGCGCTTGAGCCTGATCGATTCGTTCTGGGCGATGTGATGCTCTTTGGAGCAGCTAATCCCGACGAATCATTTTATGATCCATCTGTTGATGATCCAGCAACGGTTGGGATACTTGCTGATGCACTGACCGATGCTGGGTTTGTAATTAGCGAAGTCGAATTTGTGCATGAGCAGGTTGGTGTTCTTGTTGCTGAACAATGA
- a CDS encoding Rpp14/Pop5 family protein, with protein sequence MKHLPKHLRPRWRYLAVAIESWPHASIDRETFQRELWYAAQNLYGDTQSAHTDLAVFNFEFSDGRGETIIRTRRGTESHARTAVACIDEIDNYAVGIRILGISGTVRACEERYFNARTGNKQESNVVFENESRPAVIREVCVDIATGNINTTGNTDTDTDTGADSSRNINTFTGATRLDFE encoded by the coding sequence ATGAAACATCTTCCAAAACATCTCCGCCCACGATGGCGCTATCTGGCCGTTGCGATTGAATCGTGGCCACACGCAAGTATCGATCGAGAGACATTCCAGCGTGAATTATGGTATGCAGCACAGAATCTCTATGGTGATACACAAAGTGCACACACCGACCTTGCAGTGTTTAATTTCGAGTTTTCAGATGGTCGTGGAGAGACAATTATCCGAACGCGCCGTGGTACTGAATCCCATGCACGCACAGCAGTCGCATGCATTGATGAGATTGATAACTATGCCGTCGGAATTCGCATTTTGGGCATTTCAGGGACCGTCCGAGCCTGTGAGGAAAGGTATTTTAATGCGCGGACCGGAAATAAACAAGAGAGCAACGTCGTGTTCGAGAACGAATCTCGACCTGCCGTCATTCGCGAGGTATGCGTTGATATTGCAACAGGCAATATAAACACCACCGGTAACACTGATACTGATACTGATACTGGCGCTGACAGCAGTCGCAATATAAATACGTTCACGGGGGCGACGAGACTCGACTTCGAGTGA
- the psmA gene encoding archaeal proteasome endopeptidase complex subunit alpha — MQGQAQQQAYDRGITIFSPDGRLYQVEYAREAVKRGTASVGIRTPDGIVLAADKRSRSPLMEPTSVEKIHKTDDHVGIASAGHVADARQLIDFARRQAQVNRLRYGEPVGIETLTKNVTDNIQQYTQVGGARPFGVALLIGGIEDGSPRLYETDPSGTPYEWKAVSIGADRSDLQEHLEENYTEELSLDEGVGLALRTIAISNDDELTAAGVDVATVASDTEEFIELTNDEISAYIADNDLEPAEETDSE, encoded by the coding sequence ATGCAGGGACAAGCCCAACAGCAGGCATACGACCGTGGAATCACAATCTTCTCACCTGATGGTCGTCTCTATCAAGTCGAATACGCACGTGAAGCGGTCAAACGTGGAACAGCAAGTGTTGGTATTCGAACACCTGACGGCATTGTGCTCGCCGCTGATAAGCGTTCACGCTCGCCGCTCATGGAACCGACGAGTGTTGAGAAAATACATAAAACCGATGATCATGTCGGCATCGCGTCTGCCGGTCATGTTGCTGATGCTCGCCAACTTATTGACTTTGCCCGTCGACAGGCACAAGTTAATCGCCTCCGGTATGGCGAGCCCGTTGGTATTGAAACACTGACAAAAAACGTCACAGATAATATTCAGCAATATACACAAGTTGGCGGAGCGCGCCCATTCGGGGTTGCACTACTCATCGGTGGTATTGAGGATGGTTCTCCCCGACTTTATGAAACAGATCCATCTGGAACTCCATATGAATGGAAGGCTGTCTCAATTGGCGCTGATCGTAGTGATCTTCAAGAACATCTTGAGGAAAATTACACTGAAGAACTGAGCCTTGACGAAGGGGTTGGACTTGCGCTTCGCACGATTGCAATCTCAAATGACGATGAACTAACCGCCGCTGGGGTTGATGTTGCGACTGTTGCGAGTGATACTGAAGAATTCATTGAATTAACAAACGATGAAATCTCAGCCTATATCGCCGATAATGATCTTGAACCGGCTGAAGAGACAGACAGCGAGTAA
- a CDS encoding helix-turn-helix transcriptional regulator gives MSVEPAEADLSKDELKGLELIRETNGIHQSDFWKELDISSRKGSRIADRLATLGFIEREETVYNGHNTYHLEPAARELEFSMLMAGDMLSPFIGEEEVNANSDAFSQWLMNLAYDE, from the coding sequence ATGAGTGTTGAGCCTGCTGAGGCAGATCTTTCAAAGGATGAACTCAAGGGACTTGAACTTATTCGAGAGACAAACGGCATTCACCAGAGCGATTTCTGGAAAGAGCTTGATATTTCATCACGAAAAGGAAGTCGAATCGCAGATCGACTCGCCACATTAGGATTTATCGAACGCGAAGAGACCGTTTACAATGGGCATAATACATATCATCTTGAGCCAGCCGCTCGCGAACTTGAGTTCTCAATGCTGATGGCAGGCGATATGCTCTCACCATTTATCGGTGAGGAGGAAGTCAACGCAAACAGTGATGCCTTCTCACAATGGTTAATGAATCTGGCGTATGATGAATAA
- a CDS encoding NRDE family protein: MCTLTFAWRMFTDAPLVVAANRDESYDRPSDPPSITNDTHHPAIVAPQDCRAGGTWIGYNAAGRFVGLTNRWTSVPSYTDDNNEMTDNDRRSRGQLVTELLTEHGPTNPKAAVKNAINEHAYDGFNLLIADVGWNDDRDPMAMTFEWDGALDITQIDPGVHVVVNVGRNDRYMNPEDTDRDSGVVAAQTNNAQRIHNQLSEYAHTAATATKWRNRAADMLSNHKFGVCIHNESQSFGTVSGSLITLRADKKGTYHYADGPPCTTMFEHVEKTLHTGHKHRTP, encoded by the coding sequence GTGTGTACGCTGACGTTCGCATGGCGCATGTTCACAGACGCACCACTGGTTGTTGCTGCGAATCGTGATGAATCGTATGACCGACCATCAGATCCTCCATCAATCACAAATGATACTCATCATCCAGCGATAGTAGCACCCCAGGATTGTCGTGCTGGAGGAACATGGATAGGGTATAATGCTGCTGGTCGATTCGTTGGGCTTACCAACCGGTGGACATCAGTACCGTCGTATACTGATGATAATAATGAAATGACCGATAATGACCGTCGGTCTCGAGGACAACTCGTCACTGAGTTACTTACTGAACATGGTCCAACTAATCCGAAAGCAGCCGTTAAGAATGCTATTAATGAACATGCATATGATGGATTCAATCTTCTTATTGCTGATGTTGGCTGGAATGACGACCGTGACCCAATGGCGATGACGTTTGAGTGGGACGGCGCATTAGATATAACTCAGATTGATCCGGGAGTCCATGTCGTTGTCAATGTCGGGAGAAATGACAGATATATGAACCCTGAGGATACGGATCGTGATTCAGGAGTTGTAGCAGCACAAACAAACAATGCACAGCGAATTCATAATCAGTTGAGCGAATATGCCCATACGGCAGCCACTGCCACTAAGTGGCGAAATCGGGCTGCGGATATGCTTAGTAATCATAAGTTTGGAGTTTGCATACATAATGAATCACAGTCGTTTGGGACTGTCTCTGGATCATTAATCACACTACGTGCTGATAAAAAAGGTACATATCACTACGCTGATGGTCCGCCATGTACGACGATGTTTGAACACGTTGAAAAAACTCTTCATACGGGACATAAACATAGGACACCGTGA